The Streptomyces sp. Alt3 genome has a segment encoding these proteins:
- a CDS encoding family 16 glycoside hydrolase yields MHPRLSPRARRHLTTLLVGGFLAGGVWAGPTASAAPDDIPPQEPGVTLRVFDTQVPLSNLCTLKPGQTPNHDKLMPTVDWSTVDDFGGYADNFVAEASGYLVVPADGTYDFRLNSDDGSRLTIDDQQVIDHDGLHGAEPKDGSAQLTAGSHAFRVDYFERGGDQQLTLAWRPPGAGDFGVIPNEALTTDAGVVRVTAPGRKECESGADTPGDGLPLTDVRPDLDLTDLRPEGFEPQVTGMDWLPDGRLALSTWGGSETTTGEVYLLGNVTGRTSREKVTVEKIAEGLREPMGIKYVDGSLYVSQKHELTQLIDKDDDFVTDEYRTVATWPYGGNFHEFAFGLLYRDGYFYVNLSVAIDYGGATTTPQPAQGRGTTYKVSKKTGRIQAVAGGLRTPNGIGWGPGGSLFTTDNQGGWLPASKLVQIKPDRFFNHYTQPSGAFDDRTPTQPVLWLPQNEIANSPSTPLYLEKGRFAGQMLFGDVTYGGLQRAYLEKVKGQYQGAVFRYTQGLEAGVNRITMGPDGSIYTGGLGADGNWGQEGKLKFGLQKLTPNGGNTFDIKEMRAVPGGFDLEYTQPLSEATAEELASHYRAEQWRYTPTSDYGGPKIAEERLAVRSATLTGDRRTVRLRLDGLKPDRVVHVRSPRPFASASGEPLWSTEAWYTLNALPGKQPPPATLYEAEEARLTGTAGVHTDHPGYSGSGFVDRYNTENRTGTTFDVTVPRAGDYDVNLRYSNGPNPFQGTKSLSLHVNGKKLRQTQLPSTGTWDTWSTQTERVRLKAGHNTLSYRFDPGDTGHVNLDLITVRPHGALVSLFDGTTASQAQWQHTDGRRTEWPLAAERSMEVCCGDIRTKDAYQDFRLRMEFRVPLLPDDVTGQDRGNSGVYLQDRYELQILDSFGDTTPDTNEAGAIYQKKAPDINAATAPETWQTYDVTFRAARFDGSGRKTADARVTVVWNGRKVHDDIAIDGPTGAGAPEGPSAGAIRLQDHGNAVRFRNIRIEPLS; encoded by the coding sequence ATGCATCCACGGCTGTCCCCACGTGCCCGAAGACACCTCACCACCCTGCTCGTCGGGGGTTTCCTAGCCGGAGGCGTCTGGGCCGGGCCCACGGCCTCTGCCGCGCCCGACGACATTCCGCCCCAGGAGCCGGGTGTCACCCTGCGGGTGTTCGACACCCAGGTGCCCCTCAGTAATCTCTGTACGCTCAAACCGGGGCAGACGCCCAACCACGACAAGCTGATGCCCACCGTCGACTGGTCCACGGTCGACGACTTCGGGGGTTACGCCGACAACTTCGTGGCCGAGGCGTCCGGTTACCTCGTGGTCCCCGCCGACGGCACGTACGACTTCCGCCTGAACAGCGACGACGGCTCACGGCTCACCATCGATGACCAGCAGGTCATCGACCATGACGGTCTGCACGGCGCAGAGCCGAAGGACGGTTCCGCCCAACTCACCGCTGGATCACATGCGTTCCGCGTCGACTACTTCGAGCGAGGCGGCGATCAGCAGCTGACGCTCGCGTGGAGACCGCCGGGCGCGGGCGACTTCGGCGTCATCCCCAACGAGGCCCTGACCACCGACGCCGGGGTCGTCCGCGTCACGGCACCGGGCCGCAAGGAGTGCGAATCGGGCGCGGACACCCCCGGTGACGGCCTCCCGCTCACCGACGTACGTCCCGACCTCGACCTCACCGACCTCCGCCCGGAGGGCTTCGAGCCACAGGTCACCGGAATGGACTGGCTCCCCGACGGCCGTCTGGCGCTTTCCACGTGGGGTGGCTCCGAAACCACCACCGGAGAGGTGTACCTCCTCGGCAATGTCACCGGCCGGACCAGCCGCGAGAAGGTGACGGTGGAGAAGATCGCCGAAGGCCTCCGTGAGCCGATGGGCATCAAGTACGTCGACGGCTCGCTGTACGTCTCGCAGAAGCACGAGCTGACGCAACTCATCGACAAAGACGATGACTTCGTCACCGATGAGTACCGCACGGTCGCCACATGGCCGTACGGCGGGAACTTCCACGAGTTCGCCTTCGGCCTCCTCTACCGTGACGGCTACTTCTACGTGAACCTGTCCGTCGCCATCGACTACGGCGGCGCCACCACCACTCCGCAGCCCGCGCAGGGCCGTGGCACGACGTACAAGGTCAGCAAGAAGACAGGCAGGATCCAGGCGGTCGCGGGTGGCCTGCGGACGCCGAACGGGATCGGCTGGGGCCCCGGGGGTTCCCTCTTCACCACCGACAACCAGGGCGGCTGGCTGCCCGCGTCGAAGCTGGTCCAGATCAAGCCGGACCGTTTCTTCAACCACTACACCCAGCCGTCGGGCGCCTTCGACGACCGCACCCCCACCCAGCCGGTGCTCTGGCTGCCTCAGAACGAGATCGCGAACTCTCCCAGCACACCGCTCTACTTGGAGAAGGGCAGGTTCGCCGGGCAGATGCTGTTCGGCGACGTCACCTACGGGGGACTCCAGCGGGCCTACCTGGAGAAGGTGAAGGGGCAGTACCAAGGCGCCGTGTTCCGCTACACACAGGGGCTCGAAGCCGGCGTCAACCGCATCACCATGGGGCCCGACGGCTCCATATACACGGGTGGCCTCGGCGCCGACGGCAACTGGGGGCAGGAAGGGAAGCTGAAGTTCGGCCTGCAGAAGCTCACGCCGAACGGTGGCAACACCTTCGACATCAAGGAGATGCGTGCCGTCCCGGGCGGCTTCGACCTCGAATACACCCAACCACTGTCGGAGGCCACCGCGGAGGAACTGGCCTCGCACTACCGGGCTGAGCAGTGGCGCTACACCCCCACCTCCGACTACGGCGGCCCGAAGATCGCCGAGGAGCGGCTCGCCGTACGCTCGGCGACCCTCACCGGCGACAGGCGCACCGTGCGGCTGCGCCTCGACGGGCTGAAGCCCGACAGGGTCGTCCACGTGCGCTCACCTCGTCCCTTCGCCTCCGCGTCCGGCGAGCCGCTGTGGAGCACGGAAGCCTGGTACACGCTCAACGCCCTGCCGGGGAAGCAGCCGCCGCCGGCAACCCTGTACGAGGCGGAGGAGGCGCGGCTCACCGGCACGGCAGGTGTCCACACCGACCACCCCGGCTACTCGGGAAGCGGCTTCGTGGACCGTTACAACACGGAGAACCGGACAGGCACGACCTTCGACGTGACCGTGCCCAGGGCCGGCGACTACGACGTGAACCTGCGCTACTCCAACGGGCCGAACCCCTTCCAGGGCACCAAGTCCCTGTCCCTGCACGTCAACGGGAAGAAGCTCCGACAGACACAACTCCCCTCCACCGGGACCTGGGACACCTGGTCGACACAGACCGAGCGGGTCCGTCTGAAGGCAGGGCACAACACGCTCTCATACCGTTTCGACCCCGGTGACACCGGTCACGTCAACCTCGACCTGATCACCGTGCGTCCTCACGGCGCGCTCGTCTCCCTCTTCGACGGCACCACGGCCTCCCAGGCGCAGTGGCAGCACACGGACGGACGGCGCACCGAATGGCCGCTCGCCGCCGAGCGGTCCATGGAGGTGTGCTGCGGCGACATCCGCACCAAGGACGCCTACCAGGACTTCAGGCTGCGCATGGAGTTCCGGGTGCCACTGCTGCCGGACGACGTGACCGGTCAGGACCGCGGAAACAGTGGTGTCTACCTCCAGGACCGCTACGAACTGCAGATCCTCGATTCGTTCGGTGACACCACTCCCGACACGAATGAGGCCGGAGCGATCTACCAGAAGAAGGCGCCGGACATCAACGCGGCCACAGCTCCGGAGACCTGGCAGACGTACGACGTCACATTCCGTGCCGCACGCTTCGACGGCAGCGGCCGGAAGACCGCCGACGCGCGCGTCACGGTGGTGTGGAACGGACGGAAGGTCCACGACGACATCGCGATCGACGGACCGACCGGCGCGGGTGCGCCGGAGGGACCGTCGGCCGGAGCGATCCGTCTCCAGGACCACGGCAACGCCGTGCGGTTCCGCAACATCCGCATCGAACCACTGAGCTGA
- a CDS encoding (R)-mandelonitrile lyase has protein sequence MDTGKGPADRFTGDVYIAAAAAAAAVAVAPAPSRVTANLVHFMPGARTHWHRHPLGQTVFVTEGVGLCRRRGGSVEVIRPGDRVLFEADEEHWHGAAPNRLMVHLAINEGDHDVVHWLEPVTDEEYTATPATD, from the coding sequence ATCGATACCGGCAAGGGCCCGGCCGACCGGTTCACCGGCGACGTCTACATCGCCGCCGCCGCCGCCGCCGCCGCCGTCGCCGTCGCGCCCGCCCCGTCCCGGGTCACCGCGAACCTGGTGCACTTCATGCCCGGCGCCCGCACCCACTGGCACCGCCACCCACTGGGCCAGACCGTCTTCGTCACGGAAGGCGTCGGCCTCTGCCGGCGCCGTGGCGGATCCGTGGAAGTCATCCGCCCCGGGGACCGCGTCCTGTTCGAGGCCGACGAGGAGCACTGGCACGGTGCTGCTCCGAACCGGCTGATGGTCCACCTGGCCATCAACGAGGGCGACCACGACGTCGTCCACTGGCTCGAACCCGTCACCGACGAGGAATACACCGCCACCCCGGCCACCGACTGA